In the genome of Triticum urartu cultivar G1812 chromosome 5, Tu2.1, whole genome shotgun sequence, one region contains:
- the LOC125555503 gene encoding actin cytoskeleton-regulatory complex protein pan1-like encodes MSTGTNANPAPKDAKEKKVAGSSSSSSEHLDEDDDFFQIEGPVLNTQFSLAGPNLDGSPDPKRIPSSVFARTSTLQTDWSVTSNEALFSINVGNTSFSKDHKVLYGKSGEMGNPNEHLAPLQQLSKQSPGSSPIKGAVSPKATGEDNSTVKGGGDADHIDSISHRSEGSATNFAYLILAGDEKASGCSKDTQPDLARQSTAQLSHAPEPEPHDEKNESPKAAMESPKAAMESPKAVMEAPKPEEAPVAEPAPAPVEPPPATKMFPCCSCCPFCC; translated from the exons ATGAGCACTGGTACAAATGCCAACCCTGCACCCAAGGATGCTAAGGAGAAGAAAGTGGCCGgctcatcctcctcctcatcgGAGCACCTGGACGAAGACGATGATTTCTTCCAGATCGAGGGACCGGTCCTCAATACCCAATTCTCCCTGGCCGGACCAAACCTCGACGGATCCCCAGACCCGAAAAGGATCCCCTCGTCAGTCTTCGCAAGGACGTCAACATTGCAAACCGACTGGAGCGTCACTTCGAACGAGGCTCTCTTCAGCATCAACGTCGGGAACACGAGCTTCTCCAAGGACCATAAGGTCTTGTATGGCAAGTCGGGTGAGATGGGCAACCCCAACGAGCATTTGGCGCCATTGCAACAGTTGTCGAAGCAGAGCCCAGGGTCCAGCCCCATAAAGGGGGCAGTGTCACCCAAGGCAACCGGGGAAGACAACTCGACTGTGAAGGGGGGAGGAGACGCGGATCACATAGATAGCATATCTCATCGTTCTGAAGGAAGCGCAACCAACTTTGCATATCTGAT ATTGGCAGGCGATGAGAAAGCCAGTGGGTGCTCGAAGGACACCCAACCAGATCTTGCCCGACAAAGCACAGCGCAACTGAGTCATGCACCAGAGCCAGAGCCGCATGATGAGAAGAACGAATCACCGAAAGCGGCAATGGAATCACCGAAAGCCGCAATGGAATCACCGAAAGCTGTAATGGAAGCACCTAAACCTGAAGAAGCCCCGGTAGCGGAACCGGCTCCAGCACCGGTGGAGCCACCGCCAGCGACAAAAATGTTTCCCTGCTGTTCTTGCTGTCCATTCTGTTGCTAA
- the LOC125506686 gene encoding F-box/FBD/LRR-repeat protein At3g26920-like has product MEAGGPSRKKRKPAAGVETADEAPAPAETEAPDPGVGEEDDGLVDRISSLPDGVLGDIISLLPTDEGARTQILATKWRHLWLSAPLNLDCTHLLHRYRNHADRAAGVVSRILSSHSGPGRRLRVDNLHHFDLGAVDDWLRSGALDNLQELELGYYPTVALLPSFTFRFAPTLRVATLKMCNLPDGIIQGLHFPLLKQLGLHYVSISECSLHSLIASCRALECLLILHSTGFGCLRINSLTLRSIGVDNNNSDYRIPVHFKELIIENAPCLEKLLHLHVGAGLHLSVVSAPQLETIGYLSDGYYQKVNQDYLCKFEFGSTIIQGLRVDKLAMVRAVKTLAVQLRILSLDTVIQLMACFPCLEKLYIRTPKPSNMWRRKHRDLTRCPDIRLKTIVLDSYRGIKSEVNFVTFFVLNARVLELVKLGGCSGNKEFLAEQRRKLQLDERASKGARIHFTTRSCVRYILDHVRDLDVIDPFLL; this is encoded by the exons ATGGAGGCCGGCGGTCCTAGTAGGAAGAAGCGGAAACCAGCAGCCGGGGTCGAGACCGCCGACGAGGCCCCGGCGCCGGCGGAGACGGAAGCGCCCGATCCCGGAGTGGGCGAAGAGGATGATGGACTCGTCGACcgcatcagcagcctccccgacggCGTCCTCGGCgacatcatctccctcctccccacCGACGAAGGCGCCCGCACCCAGATCCTCGCCACCAAGTGGCGCCACCTCTGGCTCTCCGCCCCACTCAACCTCGACTGCACTCACCTGCTACACCGTTACCGTAATCATGCCGACCGTGCTGCTGGTGTCGTATCACGCATCCTTTCTTCCCACTCGGGTCCCGGTCGTCGCCTCCGCGTGGACAACCTACACCACTTCGACCTCGGAGCCGTCGATGACTGGCTCCGGTCCGGCGCTCTCGACAACCTACAGGAGCTCGAGCTTGGATACTATCCAACGGTGGCACTTCTGCCGTCCTTCACCTTCCGCTTCGCACCCACCCTGCGCGTTGCCACCCTCAAAATGTGCAACCTCCCCGACGGTATCATCCAAGGGCTTCACTTTCCCCTGCTCAAGCAGCTCGGGCTTCATTATGTCAGCATTTCGGAGTGCTCGCTGCACAGCTTGATTGCCAGTTGCCGGGCTCTCGAGTGCTTGCTTATATTACACAGCACTGGCTTCGGCTGCCTTCGGATCAACTCCCTTACCCTTAGGAGCATTGGTGTTGATAATAACAATAGTGATTACCGAATTCCTGTCCATTTCAAGGAACTCATCATCGAGAATGCCCCTTGCCTTGAGAAGCTGCTCCATCTTCATGTCGGCGCTGGTTTGCATCTGTCTGTGGTTTCAGCGCCTCAACTGGAGACAATAGGCTACCTTTCTGATGGTTACTACCAGAAGGTCAATCAGGATTATCTCTGCAAATTCGAGTTTGGCTCCACAATTATTCAG GGATTGCGCGTTGATAAGCTGGCAATGGTCCGCGCAGTCAAGACTTTAGCTGTCCAACTGAGAATACTAAGTTTGGATACGGTTATTCAGTTGATGGCATGTTTTCCATGCTTGGAGAAATTGTACATTCGAACT CCAAAGCCAAGCAATATGTGGCGTCGCAAACACCGGGATCTGACCAGATGTCCTGATATCCGTCTGAAGACAATAGTGTTGGATTCCTATCGTGGCATCAAGTCTGAAGTTAACTTTGTGACATTCTTTGTATTGAATGCGAGAGTGCTAGAGCTGGTGAAGCTTGGGGGTTGCTCCGGCAATAAGGAATTCTTGGCAGAACAACGTAGGAAGCTTCAGCTGGACGAAAGGGCTTCAAAAGGGGCTCGGATTCATTTTACAACTCGTAGTTGTGTCCGTTATATTCTGGATCATGTCCGTGATTTGGATGTAATTGATCCATTCTTACTGTAG